A section of the Chryseobacterium ginsenosidimutans genome encodes:
- a CDS encoding phage holin family protein, whose protein sequence is MNLIIRLLVTAVVAYLLTMILPGVNFTGFGGAIIFAIVLGILNLIVKPILNLFGLPLTIITLGLFALVINALIILIADYFIDSMQVDGFLWALIFSILLSIVTSLANSMFSDGD, encoded by the coding sequence ATGAACTTAATTATCCGACTTCTCGTAACGGCAGTTGTTGCCTATCTTTTAACAATGATTTTACCTGGAGTAAATTTTACAGGATTTGGAGGAGCAATAATTTTCGCAATTGTTTTGGGTATTTTAAACCTAATTGTGAAACCTATCTTAAATCTTTTCGGACTGCCTTTAACGATTATTACTTTAGGGTTGTTTGCCTTGGTAATCAATGCTTTAATTATCCTGATTGCAGATTATTTTATAGACAGTATGCAGGTAGATGGCTTTCTGTGGGCGCTTATCTTCAGTATTTTACTTTCCATTGTTACTTCTCTTGCGAATTCTATGTTTTCAGACGGAGATTAA
- the rlmN gene encoding 23S rRNA (adenine(2503)-C(2))-methyltransferase RlmN, with translation MKDIRTLSLDQLKDYFLTLGEKPFRAKQVYDWLWSKNLHSIDEMTNLSKDLREKISEEYTINPVSVDQLQKSMDGTIKNGVKLHDGLLVESVLIPTETRTTACVSSQVGCSLNCEFCATARLKRMRNLEVAEIVDQVALIDSQSKMYFNRPLSNIVFMGMGEPMMNYKNVVEAIRKITQPEGLGMSPRRITVSTSGIPKMIKMLADDELRVKLALSLHSAIESKRNEIMPFSDKFPLTDIMESLQYWYKKTGSVITFEYCVWKGINDGDEDIKALIKYCKQVPSKVNLIQYNPIGDGKYDKCNKQAEENYVRQLENAGITVMIRKSRGGDIDAACGQLANKTAD, from the coding sequence ATGAAAGATATTCGTACTTTATCACTAGACCAGCTTAAAGACTATTTTTTGACTTTAGGGGAAAAGCCGTTTCGTGCAAAACAGGTTTATGACTGGTTGTGGAGTAAAAATCTCCATTCGATTGATGAAATGACGAATCTTTCGAAAGATCTTCGTGAAAAAATTTCCGAAGAGTATACAATTAATCCTGTTTCTGTTGATCAGCTTCAAAAAAGTATGGACGGAACCATCAAAAACGGAGTGAAACTTCATGACGGCTTGCTGGTAGAATCTGTATTAATTCCTACAGAAACAAGAACAACAGCTTGTGTTTCTTCTCAGGTTGGATGTTCTTTAAACTGCGAATTCTGCGCAACAGCAAGACTCAAGAGAATGAGGAATCTTGAAGTTGCCGAGATCGTGGATCAGGTTGCTTTGATTGACAGCCAGAGTAAAATGTATTTCAACAGACCGCTTTCTAATATCGTTTTTATGGGAATGGGAGAGCCGATGATGAATTACAAAAATGTAGTTGAAGCAATAAGAAAAATCACTCAGCCGGAAGGTTTGGGAATGTCACCACGAAGAATTACTGTTTCTACATCAGGAATTCCGAAAATGATTAAAATGTTGGCTGATGATGAGTTGCGTGTGAAATTGGCATTGTCACTTCACTCCGCAATAGAATCAAAACGTAACGAAATCATGCCTTTTTCTGATAAATTTCCATTAACGGATATTATGGAATCGCTTCAATACTGGTACAAAAAGACAGGTTCTGTTATCACTTTTGAATACTGTGTCTGGAAAGGTATTAATGATGGCGATGAAGATATTAAAGCTTTAATTAAGTATTGCAAACAAGTTCCTTCTAAGGTTAATTTAATTCAATATAACCCTATTGGAGACGGTAAATATGATAAATGCAACAAGCAGGCAGAAGAAAATTATGTTCGTCAGCTAGAAAATGCAGGAATTACCGTAATGATCCGTAAAAGCAGAGGTGGAGATATTGATGCAGCCTGCGGACAATTGGCAAACAAAACAGCTGATTAA
- a CDS encoding polyprenyl synthetase family protein, translating into MANTVEEIKRPINEEMKLFEQKFYESMQSKVPLLDKVTRFIVTTKGKQMRPMFVFLCAKLIGDVNEKTYRGASMIELIHTATLVHDDVVDESFKRRNFFSINALWKNKIAVLVGDYLLSKSVLLSTDHKDYDLLGVISRTIREMSEGELLQLEKARKLDITEDVYYEIIRQKTATLIAACCEIGVLSNNAEESIAKKMMDFGTYTGMAFQIKDDLFDYLSSNVIGKPVGIDIKEQKMTLPLIHTLKIADEKDRKYYLNTIKRYNNDQKRVKELINFVKSSGGLDYAVTVMKDFQQKAKDILNTFPDSEPKRSLLIMLDYVIERKF; encoded by the coding sequence GTGGCGAATACTGTAGAAGAAATCAAGCGACCCATCAATGAGGAAATGAAACTTTTCGAGCAAAAGTTTTATGAATCGATGCAGAGTAAAGTACCTTTATTAGATAAAGTCACTCGTTTTATCGTTACGACAAAAGGCAAGCAGATGCGCCCTATGTTTGTATTTCTTTGTGCAAAATTAATCGGAGATGTTAACGAGAAAACTTATCGTGGAGCTTCTATGATTGAGTTGATTCACACCGCAACTTTGGTTCATGATGATGTGGTAGATGAAAGTTTTAAACGTCGTAATTTCTTTTCAATCAATGCTTTATGGAAAAATAAAATTGCGGTTTTAGTAGGAGATTATCTTTTGTCGAAATCAGTTTTATTATCTACAGATCATAAAGATTATGATTTATTGGGTGTAATTTCCAGAACAATTCGTGAAATGTCTGAAGGTGAGCTTCTGCAGTTGGAAAAAGCAAGAAAATTAGATATTACAGAAGATGTTTACTACGAAATTATCCGTCAGAAAACAGCTACTTTAATTGCTGCCTGTTGCGAAATCGGTGTACTATCAAATAATGCTGAGGAATCCATAGCCAAAAAGATGATGGATTTCGGAACTTATACAGGGATGGCCTTCCAAATTAAGGACGACCTATTCGATTATTTAAGTTCAAATGTTATCGGAAAACCTGTCGGGATTGATATTAAAGAGCAGAAAATGACACTGCCTTTGATTCATACTTTGAAAATTGCGGACGAAAAAGACAGAAAATACTATTTAAATACGATCAAACGTTATAATAATGATCAGAAGCGTGTAAAAGAGTTGATTAATTTCGTTAAAAGTTCAGGAGGTCTTGATTATGCCGTTACCGTTATGAAAGATTTTCAGCAAAAAGCAAAAGATATTCTGAATACATTTCCTGATTCCGAGCCGAAAAGATCTTTATTAATTATGCTGGATTATGTAATTGAACGGAAGTTTTAG
- a CDS encoding winged helix-turn-helix transcriptional regulator yields MKKSELMKYSCPLGKAMSALGSKWKPIIVLVIKDRKLRFGEVAARISVISRKVLTDQLREMEADGLVTREEFKELPPRVEYCLTQKGLELLPILHLLEEWESKFDTKEQYDKNCSFIENKIEKAVV; encoded by the coding sequence ATGAAAAAATCGGAATTAATGAAATACAGCTGTCCGTTGGGTAAAGCAATGTCTGCCTTGGGAAGCAAATGGAAACCGATCATTGTATTAGTAATTAAAGACCGAAAACTACGCTTCGGAGAAGTGGCAGCACGCATCAGCGTAATTTCCAGAAAAGTACTTACGGATCAATTAAGAGAAATGGAAGCCGATGGTTTGGTAACCCGGGAAGAGTTTAAAGAACTCCCGCCAAGAGTAGAATACTGCCTTACACAAAAGGGATTGGAGCTATTGCCTATTCTTCATTTGCTGGAAGAATGGGAATCTAAATTTGATACCAAAGAACAGTATGATAAGAATTGTAGTTTTATTGAGAATAAAATAGAAAAGGCTGTTGTTTAA
- a CDS encoding AIM24 family protein has protein sequence MSKYSIEAFVNETKENPQERDYFELEKPQLLEINLNNQSVWTKIGSMVGYIGNIKFEKQGMLSGGLGNLLKKAISGEGARLMKAEGTGKLYVADSGKKVRILHLNNESVCVNGNDVLAHEQSIKNDITMLKSVAGMMSGGLFQVKLSGTGHIAITTHGDPLTLLVTPENPVFTDPNATVAWSGNLSPELKTNVSFKSLIGRGSGEEFQMKFSGSGWVLIQPYEEVYSVEK, from the coding sequence ATGAGCAAATATTCAATTGAAGCTTTTGTAAATGAAACAAAAGAAAATCCTCAGGAAAGAGACTATTTCGAACTTGAAAAGCCCCAACTTTTAGAAATAAACCTTAATAATCAATCTGTATGGACAAAAATCGGAAGCATGGTCGGTTATATCGGAAATATAAAATTTGAAAAGCAAGGAATGCTTTCGGGTGGATTGGGAAACCTTTTGAAAAAAGCAATCAGTGGTGAAGGTGCAAGATTAATGAAAGCTGAAGGAACAGGAAAACTTTACGTTGCTGATTCAGGAAAAAAAGTACGTATTCTTCACCTGAACAATGAATCTGTCTGTGTCAACGGAAATGATGTGTTAGCTCATGAACAAAGCATTAAGAATGATATTACCATGTTGAAAAGTGTTGCAGGAATGATGTCCGGCGGATTGTTTCAGGTAAAACTTTCAGGAACCGGTCACATTGCGATTACAACTCACGGTGATCCTTTGACATTATTGGTAACTCCTGAAAACCCGGTTTTCACAGATCCGAATGCCACAGTAGCTTGGTCTGGAAATCTAAGTCCGGAACTAAAAACGAATGTTTCTTTTAAAAGCTTAATCGGAAGAGGAAGTGGTGAAGAATTTCAGATGAAATTTTCAGGAAGCGGCTGGGTTTTGATTCAGCCTTATGAGGAAGTTTATAGCGTTGAGAAATAA
- a CDS encoding sterol desaturase family protein: protein MIDYFMGEDGLENVYAWSIPVHTTVILAEMIYSHISEAKLYDRKDVATSVCLALMNFGLDFVMKVFAMGVMFFFYNHKLFSWDFTVWYWLICFVITDFAYYILHYVDHHSRAFWAVHITHHNSEYFNLTTGFRSPVLQPLYRYLYFSPLAFLGFNPWHIMVVYAIGQVYGTWVHTQTVKKMGILEYILVTPSHHRVHHGCNIKYLDRNMGMCLIIWDKIFGTFEKEDPNTPVKYGIYPKMPDNKPDTVLFYEWRKIWKDIKQPNLKFSDRINYIFNSPGWRHDGDGKTVRQYQKEHSERQAKKQKKLA, encoded by the coding sequence ATGATAGATTACTTTATGGGTGAAGACGGGCTGGAAAATGTCTACGCTTGGTCTATTCCTGTGCATACTACCGTTATATTAGCTGAAATGATTTATAGCCATATTTCAGAAGCTAAGTTATATGACAGAAAAGATGTTGCAACGAGTGTTTGTCTTGCTTTGATGAATTTCGGACTGGATTTTGTCATGAAAGTTTTTGCGATGGGAGTGATGTTTTTCTTTTATAATCACAAGCTTTTTTCCTGGGATTTTACAGTTTGGTACTGGTTGATCTGTTTTGTCATTACCGATTTTGCTTACTATATTTTACACTATGTAGATCATCATTCTAGAGCATTTTGGGCAGTTCATATTACCCATCATAATTCTGAATATTTCAATTTGACAACAGGTTTCAGAAGTCCGGTTTTACAGCCGCTTTACAGATATTTATATTTTTCTCCACTGGCTTTTTTAGGTTTTAATCCTTGGCATATTATGGTAGTTTATGCAATCGGACAGGTCTACGGAACCTGGGTACATACACAGACTGTGAAAAAGATGGGTATTTTAGAATATATTTTGGTTACCCCTTCTCATCACCGTGTTCATCATGGTTGTAATATTAAATATCTTGACAGAAATATGGGTATGTGTCTGATTATTTGGGATAAAATTTTCGGAACTTTCGAAAAAGAAGATCCAAATACTCCTGTAAAATACGGAATTTACCCAAAAATGCCCGACAATAAACCCGATACGGTTCTTTTCTACGAATGGCGGAAAATATGGAAAGATATCAAGCAGCCGAATTTAAAATTTTCAGACAGAATAAATTATATTTTCAATTCTCCGGGTTGGCGACACGATGGAGATGGAAAAACAGTAAGACAATATCAAAAAGAACATTCAGAAAGACAGGCTAAAAAGCAGAAAAAGCTGGCTTGA
- a CDS encoding alpha-ketoacid dehydrogenase subunit alpha/beta yields MQTTYIETQQISFQDFKNQILEDYKLGRISREMSYLGRREVLTGKAKFGIFGDGKELPQLAMAKVFKNGDFRSGYYRDQTFALAVNALSVESFFAQLYADTSVEREPASAGRQMNGHFATRSLNEDGSWKDLTAQKNISSDISPTAGQMPRLLGLAQASKIYKSVKFDGSEKFSKEGNEIAFGTIGDASTAEGHFWETLNAACALQVPMIVSIWDDGYGISVPTMKQRAKADIAEMLSGFQRKEGEFQGCEIIQVKAWDYPALLDAYARAEQFARAESIPVVVHVIEVTQPQGHSTSGSHERYKNEERLAWESQFDGLVKFREWILNYSIEIDGKEEIIASIEELDAIDEEAKKTVKAGQKSAWESYQKTITDLVHSVLPFVENLKGNNIEIENDINQFNKLVSKAKKDVFHLVRKSLLATRGTNSAERNQLMQKYNEIFEVEKDNYSSHLYSQSQWKAENVQEIKPVYSDNSEDVDGRVVVRNNFDKIFEKYPETLVFGEDAGNIGDVNQGLEGMQEKYGDVRVADTGIREATILGQGIGMAMRGLRPIAEIQYLDYILYCLQGMSDDLATVQYRTKGGQKAPVIIRTRGHRLEGVWHSGSPMAGILNLSKGILVLVPRNLTKAAGFYNTMLKSDDPAVIVECLNGYRLKEKQPDNLGEFTVPVGKIEVTKEGKDVTLVTYGSTWRIVMEAAEELEKLGISAEVIDVQSLIPFDLTHEISESVKKTNRLVVIDEDVEGGTSAFILQQILEKQKAFRFLDSDPLTIAANDHRPAYASDGDYFSKPSSDDMVERIYALFNETNPQKYPAIF; encoded by the coding sequence ATGCAAACAACCTATATTGAAACTCAGCAGATTTCCTTTCAAGATTTTAAAAATCAGATACTTGAAGACTATAAGTTAGGAAGAATCTCTCGTGAAATGTCTTATTTGGGCAGAAGAGAAGTTCTTACAGGAAAGGCTAAATTTGGTATTTTTGGGGACGGTAAAGAGCTTCCTCAGCTTGCAATGGCGAAAGTTTTCAAAAATGGAGACTTCCGTTCAGGATACTACAGAGACCAGACTTTTGCATTAGCAGTAAATGCTTTGAGTGTTGAAAGTTTTTTTGCACAATTATACGCAGATACAAGTGTTGAAAGAGAGCCTGCCTCTGCCGGAAGACAGATGAACGGCCACTTTGCGACAAGAAGTTTAAACGAAGACGGAAGTTGGAAAGATCTTACAGCTCAGAAAAATATTTCTTCAGATATTTCTCCTACAGCAGGGCAAATGCCAAGATTATTAGGATTGGCACAAGCATCAAAAATATATAAATCAGTAAAATTTGACGGTTCTGAGAAATTCTCGAAAGAGGGTAACGAAATCGCTTTTGGAACAATCGGAGATGCTTCTACAGCAGAAGGTCATTTCTGGGAAACTTTGAATGCGGCTTGTGCGCTTCAGGTTCCTATGATCGTTTCAATTTGGGATGATGGATACGGTATTTCTGTTCCTACAATGAAACAGAGAGCAAAAGCTGATATTGCTGAAATGTTAAGCGGTTTTCAAAGAAAAGAAGGCGAATTTCAGGGTTGTGAAATTATTCAGGTAAAAGCTTGGGATTATCCTGCATTATTGGATGCTTACGCAAGAGCAGAGCAGTTTGCAAGAGCAGAAAGTATTCCTGTTGTAGTTCATGTAATTGAAGTTACGCAGCCTCAAGGCCACTCCACTTCGGGTTCTCACGAAAGATATAAAAATGAAGAGCGTTTAGCTTGGGAATCTCAGTTCGACGGATTGGTGAAATTCAGAGAATGGATTTTGAATTATTCAATCGAAATTGACGGTAAAGAAGAAATCATCGCTTCCATTGAAGAATTGGATGCAATAGATGAAGAAGCGAAAAAAACCGTAAAAGCAGGACAGAAATCGGCTTGGGAAAGTTACCAGAAAACAATTACAGACTTAGTTCATTCAGTGTTGCCCTTTGTTGAAAATTTGAAAGGAAACAATATTGAAATTGAAAATGATATCAATCAATTTAATAAATTGGTTTCAAAAGCTAAGAAAGATGTTTTCCATCTGGTAAGAAAATCTTTATTGGCAACAAGAGGAACAAATTCTGCAGAAAGAAATCAATTGATGCAGAAATACAATGAGATTTTTGAGGTTGAAAAAGACAATTATTCTTCTCATTTGTATTCTCAGTCTCAGTGGAAAGCTGAAAATGTACAAGAAATCAAACCAGTATATTCCGACAATTCTGAAGATGTTGACGGAAGAGTAGTGGTAAGAAATAATTTCGATAAAATTTTTGAAAAATATCCTGAAACATTGGTCTTTGGTGAAGATGCCGGAAATATCGGTGACGTAAACCAAGGATTGGAAGGAATGCAGGAAAAATACGGTGATGTTCGTGTTGCCGATACAGGAATTCGTGAAGCTACGATCTTAGGTCAGGGTATTGGTATGGCAATGAGAGGGTTGAGACCGATCGCTGAAATCCAGTATTTAGACTATATTTTGTACTGTTTACAAGGGATGAGTGATGATTTGGCGACGGTTCAGTACAGAACAAAGGGCGGTCAGAAAGCTCCTGTAATCATCAGAACGAGAGGTCACAGATTAGAAGGAGTTTGGCATTCAGGTTCTCCGATGGCGGGAATTTTAAACCTTTCAAAAGGGATTTTGGTATTAGTTCCAAGAAACTTAACAAAAGCTGCCGGATTCTACAATACCATGCTTAAAAGTGACGATCCTGCTGTAATTGTTGAATGCTTAAACGGTTACAGATTAAAGGAAAAACAACCGGATAACTTAGGTGAATTCACTGTTCCTGTCGGAAAAATTGAAGTAACTAAAGAAGGAAAAGATGTGACGTTGGTAACGTACGGATCGACCTGGAGAATTGTAATGGAAGCAGCAGAAGAGCTTGAAAAACTGGGAATTTCTGCGGAAGTGATTGACGTTCAGTCTTTAATTCCTTTCGATTTAACGCATGAAATTTCTGAAAGCGTAAAGAAAACCAACAGATTGGTCGTAATTGACGAAGATGTAGAAGGCGGAACCTCAGCGTTTATTCTTCAGCAGATTTTAGAAAAACAAAAAGCATTCAGATTCTTAGATTCTGATCCGTTAACGATTGCTGCAAACGATCACAGACCTGCCTATGCAAGTGATGGAGATTATTTCTCTAAGCCATCTTCAGATGATATGGTTGAAAGAATTTACGCTTTATTTAACGAAACAAATCCTCAGAAATATCCTGCGATATTTTAA
- a CDS encoding DNA-deoxyinosine glycosylase, with amino-acid sequence MQNRISSFPPIIDNNSKIIILGSIPGVKSLEKQQYYGHPQNKFWKIIFELFGEEFTDDYSERIQILKKHHIALWDVIDSCERKGSLDSEIKNEEANQIEELLEKYPTIKAIFCNGGKSYKNLQKILGKNYKIPVFLLPSTSPLHTVSFEKKLEEWKMIKIHI; translated from the coding sequence ATGCAAAACCGAATATCTTCCTTTCCGCCAATTATTGATAACAATTCTAAAATCATAATCTTAGGTTCAATTCCGGGTGTAAAATCTTTAGAAAAACAACAATATTACGGGCATCCTCAAAACAAATTCTGGAAAATTATTTTTGAATTGTTTGGTGAAGAGTTTACAGATGATTATTCAGAAAGAATTCAAATTTTAAAGAAGCATCATATTGCACTTTGGGACGTTATCGATTCCTGCGAAAGAAAAGGAAGCCTCGATTCTGAAATAAAAAATGAAGAAGCCAATCAGATTGAAGAGCTTTTAGAAAAATATCCAACTATTAAAGCCATTTTTTGTAATGGCGGAAAATCATATAAAAATCTACAAAAGATATTAGGGAAAAATTATAAAATTCCTGTATTTTTATTGCCTTCAACAAGTCCACTGCATACGGTTTCTTTTGAAAAGAAATTGGAGGAATGGAAGATGATAAAAATACATATATGA
- a CDS encoding S9 family peptidase — MKLKYSLLTLAAPLLMNAQQLMTPEILWTLKKVGVQAVSPDQSSLIYKVGQTDLKTEKTKNENYFLNVLNNQSTKIDFGKKVLIQWDKNGIYAQEGDKIYLSKDSGKTWTEFYTIGEVDNLVISPDGKKIAFSKQVLVEKVMGKDKFSDTPKTTAQVYTDLNHRHWDYFNEGKYNHVFVVNTSDKIDSAKDLLEGKMWDSPQRPFGGAEDFIWSPDSAQLLYVTKPKSGKEYSTSTNTDIFAYDLASGTTKNLTESNKGYDVNPKFSPDGKSLVWQSMARDGYEADKNDIKILDWKIRKTSNLTSGWDESVSGDVFWSGDSKLIYFTAAFKGTKQLFSLDPKNAKVQQITKGDFDVNEIFADQKNSLLVGRTDINHATEIFSVNLKNGEMKQVTEANKEMYSKLAQGKSELKMVKTSDGKEMGVWFHYPPNFDPNKKYPTLVYCQGGPQSALTQFFSVRWNFALMAANGYIVVAPNRRGMPGWGTKWNEEISRDWGGQPIKDYLAATDFAKTLPYVDGDRVAAVGASYGGYSVFMLAGIHENRFKTFIAHDGLFDMKSWYLTTEELWFANWDLGSPWEKPQPKAYTDFNPSNFVDKWNKPIMIVQGGIDFRVPYEQGQEAFQAAKLRGLKSKLVYFPNENHWVLHPQNGLVWQREFFDWLKETL; from the coding sequence ATGAAACTTAAGTACAGTCTGCTGACTTTGGCAGCTCCGCTCTTAATGAATGCACAACAACTCATGACACCTGAAATTCTTTGGACTTTGAAAAAAGTTGGAGTACAGGCAGTTTCTCCCGATCAGTCTTCGCTTATTTATAAAGTCGGACAGACAGATCTTAAAACAGAAAAAACAAAAAACGAGAACTATTTCTTAAATGTTCTTAATAATCAGTCTACGAAAATAGATTTCGGTAAAAAAGTCCTTATTCAGTGGGATAAAAACGGAATTTACGCTCAGGAAGGAGATAAGATTTACCTTTCAAAAGACAGCGGAAAAACGTGGACAGAATTCTATACAATCGGTGAAGTTGATAATCTTGTAATTTCTCCTGATGGTAAAAAAATAGCTTTTAGCAAGCAGGTTTTGGTTGAAAAAGTAATGGGAAAAGATAAATTTTCTGATACTCCAAAAACGACAGCGCAGGTTTATACAGATTTGAATCACAGACATTGGGACTATTTTAATGAAGGAAAATACAATCATGTTTTTGTGGTAAATACTTCTGATAAAATAGATTCTGCAAAAGATTTACTGGAAGGTAAAATGTGGGATTCTCCTCAAAGACCTTTCGGTGGAGCCGAAGATTTTATCTGGAGCCCTGATTCTGCACAGCTTTTATATGTTACAAAGCCAAAAAGCGGAAAAGAATATTCTACAAGCACAAACACCGATATTTTTGCATACGATTTAGCTTCAGGAACGACCAAGAATTTAACTGAATCGAATAAAGGATATGATGTAAATCCGAAATTCAGTCCCGACGGAAAGTCTCTTGTTTGGCAAAGTATGGCGAGAGACGGTTATGAAGCAGATAAAAATGACATCAAAATATTAGACTGGAAGATAAGAAAAACTTCAAATCTTACCAGCGGTTGGGATGAAAGTGTTTCAGGAGATGTTTTCTGGAGCGGAGATTCTAAGTTAATTTATTTCACGGCAGCTTTTAAAGGAACGAAGCAATTATTTTCTTTAGATCCTAAAAATGCAAAGGTTCAGCAAATTACAAAAGGTGATTTTGATGTAAATGAAATTTTTGCAGATCAGAAAAACTCACTTTTAGTAGGAAGAACGGATATCAATCACGCAACAGAAATTTTCTCGGTAAATCTTAAAAACGGAGAAATGAAGCAGGTTACGGAAGCTAATAAAGAGATGTATTCTAAATTGGCTCAGGGAAAATCTGAACTTAAAATGGTAAAAACATCAGACGGAAAAGAAATGGGAGTGTGGTTTCATTATCCGCCGAACTTCGATCCAAACAAAAAATATCCGACTTTAGTATATTGTCAGGGAGGTCCGCAATCTGCATTAACACAATTTTTCAGCGTAAGATGGAATTTTGCTTTAATGGCAGCCAACGGATATATCGTAGTAGCACCAAACCGTCGCGGAATGCCGGGTTGGGGAACAAAATGGAATGAAGAAATCTCAAGAGACTGGGGTGGACAACCGATTAAAGATTACCTTGCAGCGACAGATTTTGCGAAAACATTACCGTATGTTGATGGTGATAGAGTAGCAGCTGTTGGAGCGAGTTATGGTGGTTACAGTGTATTTATGCTGGCTGGAATTCACGAAAACAGGTTTAAAACTTTCATCGCTCATGATGGATTGTTTGATATGAAATCTTGGTATTTAACAACGGAAGAACTTTGGTTTGCGAATTGGGATTTAGGTTCACCTTGGGAAAAACCACAGCCAAAAGCTTATACAGATTTCAATCCAAGTAATTTTGTTGATAAATGGAACAAACCAATCATGATCGTTCAGGGCGGAATAGATTTCAGAGTTCCTTATGAGCAAGGTCAGGAAGCTTTCCAGGCTGCAAAACTGAGAGGTTTAAAGTCAAAATTAGTGTATTTCCCGAACGAGAATCACTGGGTTCTTCATCCGCAAAACGGTTTGGTTTGGCAGAGAGAATTTTTTGATTGGTTGAAAGAGACACTTTAA
- the queA gene encoding tRNA preQ1(34) S-adenosylmethionine ribosyltransferase-isomerase QueA — protein MKTSDFNFDLPAELLAEHPSEHRDEARLMVLDRKTQTIEHKLFKDVVDYFDEEDLFIFNNTKVFPARLYGNKEKTGAKIEVFLLRELDKETRVWDVLVDPARKIRIGNKLFFTEDESLVAEVIDNTTSRGRTLRFLFDGPYEEFRSKLKELGETPLPKYIKRAVEPEDAERYQTIYAKVEGAVAAPTAGLHFSKHLMKRLEIKGINFAEITLHVGLGTFNPIEVEDLSKHKMESEEVSIDEKNADIINKAVDQHRRVCAVGTTTMRALETSVSSNKKISEFHGWTNKFIYPPHDFGVANTMITNFHTPKSTLMMMIAAFAGKDFLMHAYEEAVKEKYKFYSYGDAMLII, from the coding sequence ATGAAAACATCAGATTTTAATTTTGATCTTCCTGCAGAATTATTGGCAGAACATCCATCAGAACACAGAGACGAAGCGAGATTAATGGTTTTGGACAGAAAAACACAAACCATTGAGCACAAATTGTTCAAAGATGTTGTTGATTATTTTGACGAAGAAGATTTGTTTATATTTAATAACACTAAAGTTTTCCCTGCACGTCTTTATGGAAATAAAGAAAAAACCGGTGCTAAAATTGAAGTTTTCCTTTTAAGAGAGCTTGATAAAGAAACCCGTGTTTGGGATGTATTGGTAGATCCTGCACGAAAAATAAGAATTGGTAACAAATTATTCTTTACTGAGGACGAGTCTTTAGTTGCAGAAGTTATCGACAATACAACTTCAAGAGGAAGAACGTTGAGATTTTTATTCGACGGTCCTTATGAAGAATTCAGATCCAAATTAAAAGAATTGGGAGAAACTCCGCTTCCGAAATATATCAAAAGAGCTGTAGAGCCTGAAGATGCTGAAAGATATCAAACGATCTATGCTAAAGTAGAAGGAGCTGTAGCGGCACCTACTGCAGGTCTTCATTTTTCTAAACATCTGATGAAAAGATTGGAGATCAAAGGAATTAATTTCGCTGAAATTACACTTCATGTTGGTTTAGGAACTTTCAACCCGATTGAAGTTGAAGATCTTTCTAAACACAAAATGGAGTCTGAAGAAGTATCTATTGACGAAAAAAATGCTGATATCATTAATAAAGCTGTGGATCAGCACAGAAGAGTTTGTGCTGTTGGAACAACTACAATGAGAGCGTTGGAAACTTCTGTTTCTTCAAACAAAAAAATCTCAGAATTCCACGGATGGACAAACAAATTCATTTATCCACCTCACGATTTCGGAGTTGCTAATACGATGATTACAAACTTCCACACACCAAAATCTACTTTAATGATGATGATTGCGGCATTTGCAGGAAAAGACTTTTTAATGCATGCATATGAAGAAGCTGTAAAAGAAAAATATAAATTCTACTCTTACGGTGATGCCATGTTAATTATTTAA